In the Paenibacillus sp. FSL H7-0357 genome, one interval contains:
- a CDS encoding DUF6199 family natural product biosynthesis protein, translated as MITGIVIMILGLTTVAFGIYIRKNPASGWRMNVGWKVKGDSDPSDSYLESVKFSGTIAISVGALFTILGILPLL; from the coding sequence ATGATTACCGGAATTGTCATCATGATACTCGGACTCACCACTGTAGCGTTCGGGATATATATCCGTAAGAATCCGGCAAGCGGATGGCGGATGAATGTGGGATGGAAAGTGAAAGGGGATTCCGATCCCAGCGACTCCTATCTGGAATCGGTTAAATTTTCCGGAACCATTGCCATAAGTGTGGGTGCGCTTTTTACGATATTAGGAATCTTACCGTTGCTGTAA
- a CDS encoding APC family permease, translating into MMSSVKRLLIGRPLKSDQLGDQKLNKTKALAILSSDALSSVAYGPEQILLVLITISAAAFWYSIPIAIGVLVLLTALILSYRQIIYAYPHGGGAYVVSKENLGKYPGLIAGGSLLVDYILTVAVSVSAGTDAITSAFPSLHPYNVIIAVVFVLLITTLNLRGVTESASFLAYPVYLFVLALFIMIGLGLFNVLTGRVPAELHTPIGTPVAGISLFLLLKAFSSGSSALTGVEAISNAIPNFKAPAPNNAAKTLAAMGILLAVLFSGIVLLAYYYGIIPSEEVTVVSQIAEQVFGRNFMYFFVQGTTALILVLAANTGYSAFPLLAVNLAKDKFIPRMFTVRGDRLGYSNGIVSLGVLSIILIIAFEGRTEHLIPLYAVGVFIPFTLSQTGMMIKWIRQKPEGWIPKLIINTTGAVISFVVTMMFFMTKFTQVWPVLIFLPLIILLFYRIRKHYEAVADQLRITTCEPPLAIEGNIIILPVAGITHVVENSLRYAKSLSAEQIIAVHVPFEREDDAIFEEKWKKFHPEVRLVTLYSPYRSIIHPLTKFIDTVQRKASESNYQVTVIVPQFIPKKGWHNILHNQSSLLIRAHLLYRRNVIITTVPYHLKK; encoded by the coding sequence ATGATGTCTTCGGTAAAAAGATTGCTGATTGGACGTCCGCTTAAGTCGGATCAACTGGGCGACCAAAAACTGAACAAAACCAAAGCGCTGGCTATTTTATCTTCGGATGCTTTATCCTCTGTCGCTTATGGTCCTGAACAAATCCTGCTGGTTCTGATCACCATTAGTGCAGCAGCCTTCTGGTATTCCATCCCGATTGCCATCGGTGTTTTGGTGCTGCTGACGGCCCTGATTTTATCTTACCGGCAAATTATTTATGCTTATCCTCACGGCGGCGGAGCCTACGTCGTTTCCAAGGAAAACCTCGGGAAGTATCCCGGCCTGATCGCCGGCGGCTCGCTATTGGTCGACTATATATTGACGGTTGCGGTGAGTGTATCCGCCGGTACTGACGCGATTACTTCAGCTTTTCCAAGCTTGCATCCGTATAATGTAATTATTGCCGTTGTATTTGTCCTGCTGATTACGACGCTGAATTTGCGGGGGGTTACAGAATCGGCCTCCTTCCTTGCTTATCCGGTCTACTTATTTGTTCTTGCATTGTTTATTATGATCGGACTTGGTCTGTTCAACGTTTTAACAGGTCGAGTGCCTGCTGAACTGCATACCCCCATCGGTACACCGGTAGCCGGGATCAGCCTGTTTCTGCTCCTGAAGGCATTTTCCTCCGGGAGCTCGGCGCTGACGGGAGTGGAGGCCATTTCCAATGCCATTCCTAACTTCAAGGCTCCGGCACCGAACAATGCGGCCAAAACCTTGGCGGCGATGGGGATCTTACTTGCGGTCCTGTTTTCCGGAATTGTGCTCTTGGCTTATTATTACGGGATCATCCCTAGTGAAGAGGTTACGGTGGTCTCGCAAATTGCCGAGCAGGTCTTTGGCCGGAACTTTATGTATTTCTTTGTGCAAGGCACAACGGCCTTGATTCTGGTTCTGGCGGCCAATACCGGATATTCGGCTTTTCCGCTGCTTGCGGTCAATCTGGCCAAGGATAAATTCATTCCGAGAATGTTCACGGTCCGCGGCGACCGGCTGGGGTATTCCAACGGGATTGTCAGTCTTGGCGTATTGTCCATTATTCTGATCATTGCTTTTGAAGGCCGTACTGAACATCTGATTCCGCTGTATGCGGTGGGCGTATTTATTCCCTTCACCCTCTCACAGACCGGCATGATGATCAAATGGATCCGCCAGAAGCCGGAAGGCTGGATCCCTAAGCTGATTATCAACACAACCGGGGCAGTCATCAGCTTCGTCGTCACGATGATGTTTTTCATGACTAAATTTACGCAGGTGTGGCCAGTGCTGATCTTTTTGCCGCTGATTATCCTGCTCTTTTACCGAATCCGTAAGCACTATGAAGCGGTGGCCGATCAGCTGCGGATTACGACCTGCGAACCGCCTCTGGCGATTGAGGGGAATATTATCATCCTTCCGGTTGCCGGAATTACGCATGTGGTGGAGAATTCGCTGCGTTATGCCAAGTCACTGTCCGCCGAACAGATTATTGCCGTCCACGTTCCTTTCGAGCGGGAGGATGATGCGATATTCGAAGAGAAGTGGAAGAAATTCCATCCTGAAGTGAGGCTGGTGACGCTGTATTCGCCTTACCGCAGCATCATTCATCCGCTGACCAAATTTATCGACACCGTGCAGCGCAAGGCGAGTGAATCGAATTACCAGGTGACCGTGATTGTACCGCAGTTTATCCCGAAGAAGGGCTGGCACAACATCCTGCATAATCAGTCCAGCCTGCTGATCCGCGCACATTTGCTTTACCGCAGGAACGTTATCATAACTACAGTGCCTTATCATTTGAAAAAATAG
- a CDS encoding glycoside hydrolase family 127 protein, producing the protein MNQTESAAKRNIQINDPFWSEYIRLVREVMVPYQWEALNDRIEGAEPSHAIRNFKIAAGREEGEFYGMVFQDSDVAKWLEAAAYLLETKRDPALEEIADGVIELIAEAQRGDGYINTYFMLKEPGREWSDLAECHELYCAGHLIEAATAYFRATGKRKLLNAVSRFADYIDTIFGTDPGKLQGYDGHQEIELALVKLHQATGNEKYLRMSSYFLGQRGRKPHYFEEEWEKRGRTLHFPQLSMVHDHSYSQSHLPVREQDTAEGHAVRLVYMCTAMADIAAATQDAGMLEACRKLWDNIVSKRMYITGGIGSMEQGESFTADYDLPGDLAYAETCASVGLIFFARRMLQLHRSSRYADVIERALYNTVISGMSLDGTRFFYVNPLEVYPEVLGRNKNYNHVKAERQGWFSCACCPPNVARLLASLGEYIYSVQGDTVYTELYIGGRVETVVAGQPVVIEQHSRYAPEGRVCFEVTAQQPVTFTLALRLPDWCDAVEVAAGGTSRIITSGDDDGYIRLTREWQSGDKVELAFTMPVKRMKGHPLIRQTFSKIALQRGPFVYCLEEADNGKRLYQLRLPEESEFTLSEESGFPEGVKTLAADGTRLTPAGSWDRELYRSDSSWTREQVRLTFIPYFAWANRGVGEMSVWVGEEAKK; encoded by the coding sequence ATGAATCAAACAGAGAGTGCCGCTAAGCGCAACATCCAAATCAACGATCCTTTCTGGTCTGAATATATCCGGCTCGTACGTGAGGTCATGGTTCCTTATCAGTGGGAAGCGCTGAATGACCGCATCGAAGGCGCGGAGCCGAGCCACGCGATCCGCAATTTCAAAATCGCCGCCGGGAGGGAGGAAGGCGAGTTCTACGGCATGGTTTTTCAGGACAGCGATGTGGCCAAATGGCTGGAAGCAGCAGCGTACCTGCTGGAGACGAAACGTGATCCGGCGCTGGAAGAAATTGCGGACGGGGTCATTGAGCTGATTGCCGAGGCTCAGCGGGGTGACGGCTACATCAATACGTATTTCATGCTCAAGGAGCCGGGCAGGGAGTGGAGCGATCTTGCGGAATGCCATGAGCTATACTGTGCAGGACATTTGATCGAAGCCGCGACGGCCTATTTCCGGGCTACGGGCAAAAGAAAGCTGCTGAACGCCGTCAGCCGGTTTGCCGATTATATTGACACGATATTCGGGACGGATCCGGGCAAGCTCCAGGGCTATGACGGGCACCAGGAGATTGAACTGGCGCTGGTAAAGCTGCACCAGGCTACGGGAAATGAGAAATATCTGCGGATGAGCAGCTACTTCCTCGGGCAGCGCGGCCGTAAGCCGCACTACTTTGAGGAGGAGTGGGAGAAGCGTGGAAGAACCCTGCATTTCCCGCAGCTCTCAATGGTGCATGACCACTCCTACAGCCAGTCCCATCTGCCGGTAAGGGAGCAGGACACAGCGGAAGGCCATGCCGTACGGCTGGTGTACATGTGCACCGCTATGGCCGATATCGCTGCCGCCACGCAGGATGCAGGCATGCTTGAGGCCTGCCGGAAGCTGTGGGACAACATCGTCAGCAAGCGGATGTACATCACAGGCGGCATAGGCTCCATGGAGCAAGGGGAGTCTTTCACCGCCGATTATGACCTGCCTGGGGATCTGGCTTATGCTGAGACATGCGCTTCGGTCGGGCTGATCTTTTTTGCCCGCCGCATGCTGCAGCTGCACCGCAGCAGCAGATACGCCGATGTGATCGAGCGTGCGCTCTACAATACGGTTATCAGCGGCATGTCCCTGGACGGGACCCGGTTTTTCTATGTGAATCCGCTGGAGGTCTATCCCGAGGTGCTTGGCCGGAATAAAAACTACAATCATGTCAAAGCCGAACGCCAAGGATGGTTCAGCTGTGCCTGCTGCCCGCCGAATGTTGCCCGCCTGCTTGCTTCGCTCGGTGAATATATCTACTCGGTGCAGGGAGACACCGTCTACACCGAGCTCTATATCGGCGGCCGGGTGGAGACCGTTGTGGCCGGCCAGCCGGTTGTGATCGAGCAGCACTCCCGTTATGCCCCGGAGGGGCGGGTGTGCTTTGAAGTGACGGCGCAGCAGCCCGTTACCTTCACACTGGCTCTGCGTCTGCCGGATTGGTGTGACGCCGTGGAGGTTGCGGCTGGAGGGACGTCCCGGATAATTACATCCGGTGACGACGATGGCTATATCCGCTTAACCCGCGAATGGCAGTCCGGCGATAAGGTGGAACTGGCCTTTACCATGCCGGTCAAACGGATGAAAGGACATCCGCTGATCCGCCAGACCTTCTCGAAGATCGCACTGCAGCGCGGGCCGTTCGTGTACTGCCTAGAGGAAGCCGACAATGGCAAAAGGCTGTATCAGCTCCGTCTGCCCGAGGAGAGTGAATTTACACTTTCGGAGGAAAGCGGATTCCCGGAAGGAGTGAAGACCCTTGCGGCTGACGGTACGCGCCTGACTCCGGCAGGAAGCTGGGACCGCGAGCTGTACCGCAGTGACTCTTCCTGGACGAGAGAGCAGGTCCGGCTGACCTTCATTCCGTATTTCGCCTGGGCCAACCGGGGCGTCGGGGAAATGTCCGTTTGGGTTGGGGAAGAAGCAAAGAAATAA
- a CDS encoding helix-turn-helix transcriptional regulator: MNSPILHFISPPIPYFVDCGHATYTAGDVHINRNCIGVFDLIVVLKGLLPIGEDDTTWELREGEILILRPDGYHYGSAPCTCDTKIIWIHFQTFGSWKECLSMDECLDNQAELIESHKQKAYLNHADVCSIFIPKTMKITGKAMEVLDMFFEQEHEPQSMRNWKRQASFQLFLQHLDRDLASPSDATAIQLAEKIELFIRHNYTSGITNSMLQKELNYHPNYLAKSMLKVYGMTPMAYLQNYRLEQSKRLLLQTSWSVARIAEEVGFHHVSHYSSCFSKKEGLSPSGFRRKFIRER, translated from the coding sequence ATGAATTCACCCATTCTTCATTTCATCTCGCCGCCCATTCCTTATTTCGTGGACTGCGGACATGCCACCTACACCGCCGGAGATGTTCACATCAACCGCAACTGTATCGGCGTATTCGACCTGATCGTCGTTCTGAAAGGGCTTCTTCCTATTGGCGAAGACGACACAACCTGGGAACTGCGGGAAGGAGAAATTCTTATTCTCCGGCCGGACGGCTATCATTACGGCTCCGCTCCCTGTACCTGTGACACCAAGATTATCTGGATTCATTTCCAGACCTTCGGCAGCTGGAAGGAATGCCTCAGCATGGATGAATGTCTGGACAATCAGGCAGAGCTGATCGAAAGCCACAAGCAGAAGGCCTACCTGAATCATGCCGATGTCTGTTCCATCTTTATTCCCAAGACGATGAAGATCACCGGAAAAGCAATGGAGGTGCTGGACATGTTCTTTGAGCAGGAGCATGAGCCGCAGTCCATGCGCAACTGGAAGCGCCAGGCTTCCTTCCAGCTGTTCCTGCAGCATCTGGACCGCGATCTGGCCTCTCCCTCCGATGCGACCGCCATTCAGCTCGCGGAGAAAATTGAGCTGTTCATCCGCCACAATTACACGTCCGGCATCACCAACTCCATGCTGCAGAAGGAACTGAATTATCATCCCAACTACTTGGCCAAAAGCATGCTGAAGGTCTATGGAATGACCCCGATGGCTTATCTGCAGAACTATCGCCTGGAGCAGTCCAAGCGTCTACTGCTGCAAACTTCCTGGTCTGTTGCCCGCATCGCCGAAGAGGTCGGATTTCACCATGTCTCCCACTATTCCTCCTGCTTCTCCAAGAAAGAGGGGCTCTCTCCATCCGGCTTCCGCAGAAAGTTCATCCGGGAACGCTAA
- a CDS encoding ABC transporter substrate-binding protein, producing MKKAFFCTTVLLLILVMGLSGCGGGNGNKETSPSNQPAQDNSNSKKSEGSQKENTGGEAQKVVFWTFVDAHQKFYESMAASWNESHPDKAIELEATTIPYDDMHTKLLVALQSGVGAPDLVDIEQSKFPNFMKGTPQLVSLNDIVEPELGNIVKSRVEIYSKDNTYYGIDYHVGATVMYYNKEMLDKAGVNPDNIKTWAEFETAGKQVLEKTGKPMITFEGNGNWSWWPAISQQGSDQVDADGNVTVDTPVNVKTMEFFQKLVKEGVAAAAPGAGHDTEEYFGYMDSGSAASVFMPFWFMNRFTDHIPDLKGKIIIRPMPAWEEGGNRSAGMGGTATSITNQAKNPDLIKEFLAYAKLSKEGNLQVWKQLGFDPIRTDVWSDPAMKESNKFTDYFGTDIFDTLLSVKDEIAPVHIREKSPEVFDAVRNKAMPEIFINMKDPAQVLKDVQASLK from the coding sequence ATGAAAAAAGCATTTTTTTGCACGACGGTATTATTGTTGATTCTGGTCATGGGGCTCAGCGGCTGCGGCGGAGGGAACGGAAATAAAGAGACATCTCCGTCCAATCAACCGGCGCAGGACAACAGCAACAGCAAGAAGAGCGAGGGCAGTCAGAAAGAAAATACCGGAGGGGAAGCGCAAAAGGTGGTGTTCTGGACCTTTGTCGATGCACACCAGAAATTCTATGAGAGCATGGCGGCAAGCTGGAATGAGAGCCATCCGGACAAGGCAATTGAGCTGGAGGCAACGACCATTCCTTATGACGACATGCACACCAAGCTGCTGGTAGCGCTGCAATCAGGTGTAGGCGCACCGGATCTGGTAGATATCGAGCAGAGCAAATTCCCGAACTTTATGAAGGGCACACCGCAGCTCGTATCTCTGAACGATATCGTGGAGCCGGAGCTTGGCAACATTGTGAAATCCAGAGTCGAGATTTACAGCAAGGATAATACGTATTACGGCATTGATTATCATGTAGGTGCGACCGTCATGTATTACAACAAGGAAATGCTTGATAAGGCTGGAGTGAACCCGGATAACATCAAGACCTGGGCCGAGTTCGAGACGGCAGGCAAGCAGGTATTGGAGAAAACCGGCAAACCAATGATCACCTTCGAAGGCAACGGTAACTGGTCCTGGTGGCCTGCCATCAGCCAGCAGGGTTCAGATCAGGTGGACGCTGACGGCAATGTTACTGTGGACACACCAGTCAATGTGAAGACTATGGAATTCTTCCAGAAGCTGGTGAAGGAAGGTGTGGCGGCGGCTGCGCCGGGAGCAGGCCATGATACGGAGGAATACTTCGGCTATATGGATTCGGGCAGCGCGGCGTCGGTCTTTATGCCTTTCTGGTTCATGAACCGTTTCACCGACCATATCCCTGATCTGAAAGGCAAAATCATCATCCGGCCGATGCCGGCCTGGGAGGAAGGCGGCAACCGTTCGGCAGGCATGGGCGGAACGGCCACTTCCATTACCAATCAGGCCAAAAATCCGGACCTGATCAAGGAATTCCTGGCTTACGCCAAACTGTCCAAGGAAGGCAATCTTCAGGTCTGGAAGCAGCTCGGATTCGATCCGATCCGTACGGATGTATGGAGTGATCCGGCCATGAAGGAATCCAATAAGTTCACCGATTATTTCGGCACGGATATCTTTGATACGCTGCTCAGCGTCAAGGATGAAATTGCTCCGGTCCATATCCGCGAGAAGTCGCCGGAGGTGTTCGATGCGGTCCGCAACAAGGCGATGCCGGAAATCTTCATCAACATGAAGGACCCGGCACAAGTGCTCAAGGATGTGCAGGCCAGCTTGAAATAA
- a CDS encoding carbohydrate ABC transporter permease, translating to MQIQRELGHNVKRGYRLGNSQKIAPYVFVLPFLLSFAVFFAYPLINAGVMSFQEVLPGEVSFVGLENYRGLWNEDFGAALYNSSRYTIWTLLLLIPVPMVLAVFLNSKKMLFSNFFRSTLFIPALTSVVVAGVIFRLIFGELDGALMNTVLHAFGIPSQRWLYSSSLGMFALLVLAGWRWIGINILYFLSALQSIPGELYEAAEIDGAGTMRKFIRITVPLLKPITIYVVTITIYGGYSMFTESYMLWAGKPSPQNIGLTIVGYIYQQGFQYFNLGFGSAIGITLLAITLLVSLVQLTLTGMFRKED from the coding sequence ATGCAGATACAAAGAGAGCTCGGCCATAACGTCAAGCGAGGTTACCGACTGGGCAATTCGCAAAAAATAGCACCCTATGTGTTTGTGCTGCCGTTTCTATTGTCCTTTGCTGTCTTTTTTGCCTATCCTCTAATCAATGCCGGGGTGATGAGCTTTCAGGAGGTTCTCCCGGGGGAGGTATCCTTTGTCGGGCTGGAGAACTACCGCGGCCTGTGGAATGAGGATTTCGGTGCAGCACTCTACAACAGCAGCCGTTATACGATCTGGACGCTGCTGTTGCTGATTCCCGTACCGATGGTGCTCGCCGTATTCCTGAATTCCAAGAAAATGCTGTTCAGCAATTTTTTCAGATCTACTCTGTTCATCCCGGCGCTTACTTCTGTAGTTGTAGCTGGTGTAATCTTCCGTCTGATCTTCGGCGAACTGGACGGCGCATTGATGAATACCGTGCTGCATGCCTTTGGAATCCCCAGCCAGCGCTGGCTGTACAGCTCCAGCCTGGGGATGTTTGCGCTTCTGGTGCTTGCCGGCTGGCGCTGGATCGGGATTAATATTTTGTATTTCCTGTCCGCACTGCAGAGCATTCCCGGAGAATTGTATGAAGCGGCCGAGATTGACGGCGCGGGTACGATGCGCAAATTCATCCGGATCACTGTTCCTTTGCTGAAGCCGATCACGATTTATGTTGTGACGATCACCATCTACGGCGGCTATTCCATGTTCACGGAGAGCTATATGCTGTGGGCAGGCAAACCGTCTCCGCAGAATATTGGCTTAACCATTGTCGGCTATATTTATCAGCAGGGCTTTCAATATTTCAATCTCGGTTTCGGTTCGGCCATTGGCATCACCCTGCTGGCCATTACGCTGCTGGTGAGTCTGGTGCAATTAACGCTGACCGGTATGTTCAGGAAGGAGGATTAA
- the arfA gene encoding arabinosylfuranosidase ArfA, with protein MEIQQKAKMTIDKAYTLAEADPRLYSSFIEHLGRAVYRGIYEPGHPQADERGFRQDVAGLIREIGVPMIRYPGGNFVSGYNWEDGVGPAASRPRRLDLAWRTVETNEVGTNEFIRWAKELNAEVMMAVNLGTRGVDAARNLLEYCNHPSGSYYSDLRISHGYQQPHGIKTWCLGNEMDGPWQIGQKTAEEYGRLAAETAKAMRLVDPSIELVACGSSFRSMPTYAQWEAAVLDHTYEQVDYLSLHTYYGNAENDTANYLAKSLDMDLFIKEIVAVCDYIKAKKRSRKTLNLSFDEWNVWFHTLETDKEITPWQVAPAQLEDCYTFEDALMVGSMLITLLNHADRVKIACLAQLVNAIAPIMTETGGAAWRQSIFYPYMHTSLYGRGTVLRPVITSPLYDSKDYTDVPLLDSAVVWNEAEGELVIFALNRSLQESLLLECDVRGFLNYRVEEHLVLEHDDVKAVNTVSDPYAVAPHSRGESSVSEGRLTAVLSRLSWNVIRLRQKD; from the coding sequence ATGGAAATTCAACAAAAAGCTAAGATGACTATTGATAAAGCATATACTCTAGCCGAGGCCGATCCCCGGCTATACAGCTCGTTTATCGAGCATTTAGGGAGGGCTGTATATAGGGGAATCTACGAGCCGGGGCATCCGCAGGCTGACGAAAGAGGATTCCGCCAGGATGTGGCCGGTCTGATCCGGGAAATTGGTGTGCCGATGATCCGTTATCCCGGAGGTAATTTTGTATCCGGTTACAATTGGGAGGACGGTGTCGGTCCTGCTGCTTCGCGTCCGCGGAGGCTGGATCTGGCCTGGAGGACAGTGGAGACCAATGAAGTGGGGACCAATGAATTTATCCGCTGGGCAAAAGAATTAAATGCCGAGGTGATGATGGCCGTCAACCTCGGAACCAGAGGTGTCGATGCCGCCCGCAACCTGCTGGAATACTGTAATCATCCTTCCGGCAGCTATTATAGCGATCTGCGCATTTCGCATGGCTATCAGCAGCCCCACGGCATCAAGACCTGGTGCCTCGGCAATGAAATGGACGGCCCGTGGCAGATCGGGCAGAAGACGGCAGAGGAATACGGACGGCTTGCCGCCGAGACAGCCAAAGCGATGCGGCTGGTCGATCCTTCGATTGAACTTGTGGCTTGCGGAAGTTCGTTCCGGTCCATGCCCACCTATGCGCAGTGGGAAGCTGCTGTACTGGATCATACCTATGAGCAGGTAGATTATCTGTCACTGCATACCTATTACGGCAATGCGGAGAATGATACAGCGAACTATCTGGCCAAATCACTGGATATGGACTTGTTCATCAAGGAAATTGTCGCTGTGTGCGACTACATCAAGGCAAAGAAGCGCAGCAGGAAGACGTTGAACCTTTCCTTCGATGAATGGAATGTATGGTTTCATACTCTGGAAACCGACAAGGAAATTACACCTTGGCAGGTGGCTCCGGCACAGCTTGAAGACTGCTACACCTTCGAGGATGCACTGATGGTCGGCAGCATGCTGATTACGCTGCTGAATCATGCTGACCGCGTTAAGATTGCCTGTCTGGCCCAATTGGTCAACGCCATCGCGCCGATCATGACCGAAACCGGGGGCGCAGCCTGGAGGCAGAGTATTTTCTATCCTTACATGCACACTTCCCTGTACGGCAGAGGGACCGTATTACGGCCGGTGATTACTTCTCCGCTGTACGACAGCAAGGATTACACTGATGTGCCGCTGCTAGACTCCGCCGTGGTATGGAATGAGGCGGAAGGGGAACTGGTGATCTTCGCTCTGAACAGAAGTCTGCAGGAGAGTCTGCTGCTGGAATGTGATGTGCGCGGATTCTTGAATTACCGGGTAGAAGAGCATCTCGTGCTTGAGCATGACGATGTGAAAGCAGTCAATACCGTATCTGATCCGTACGCCGTGGCACCGCACAGCCGGGGGGAATCGTCGGTGTCGGAAGGCAGGCTGACAGCTGTTTTGTCCAGGCTGTCGTGGAATGTCATCCGGCTACGTCAAAAGGATTAG
- a CDS encoding carbohydrate ABC transporter permease yields the protein MRTPSKFKLTPSSLLLVILFVILAALMLFPLYALFLASLKPATELFRYGLNVRLDFDLMSFTNYKSIFSGEGAAANYFGWYKNSLLISVLFTLLSLLLSSMVGYGLGMYRFKGRNLIFTLVLVVMMIPVEIILLPLYKLTISLKLINTIWGVILPFVVAPLPIFFFRQFALGLPKDFMDAGRIDGCSEYGIFFKIMVPLMAPAFGAITILQAMNSWNNFLWPLIVLRTTEQFTLPIGLASFVSPLGNNYEALIAGAVLAILPILLVFLFFQRYFMEGLTVGGVKG from the coding sequence ATGCGGACCCCATCCAAATTTAAGCTTACCCCCTCCTCTCTGCTGCTGGTGATCCTGTTTGTCATCCTGGCTGCACTAATGCTGTTTCCATTATATGCGTTGTTTCTGGCTTCGCTGAAGCCGGCGACCGAACTTTTCCGCTATGGTCTGAATGTCCGGCTGGACTTTGATCTGATGAGCTTTACCAACTACAAAAGCATTTTTTCGGGGGAAGGAGCCGCCGCCAATTATTTTGGGTGGTACAAGAACAGTTTGCTCATCAGCGTGCTGTTTACGCTGCTGAGCCTGCTGCTCTCCTCGATGGTCGGTTACGGCCTCGGGATGTACCGCTTCAAGGGGCGTAATCTGATTTTTACCCTGGTGCTTGTCGTGATGATGATCCCGGTGGAGATTATTCTGCTGCCGCTCTATAAATTAACGATTTCCCTGAAGCTGATCAATACCATTTGGGGCGTCATTCTGCCGTTTGTTGTCGCGCCGCTGCCGATTTTCTTCTTCCGCCAGTTTGCGCTGGGGCTTCCGAAGGATTTCATGGATGCGGGGAGAATCGACGGATGCTCGGAATACGGGATTTTCTTCAAAATCATGGTGCCGCTGATGGCCCCCGCCTTTGGAGCGATTACCATCCTGCAGGCCATGAACAGCTGGAATAATTTCCTGTGGCCGCTGATTGTGCTCCGCACGACAGAGCAATTCACCTTGCCGATCGGACTGGCCTCCTTCGTCTCCCCGCTTGGGAACAATTATGAAGCTCTGATCGCGGGCGCTGTGCTGGCTATTCTGCCGATTCTGCTGGTGTTCCTGTTCTTCCAGCGCTACTTCATGGAGGGGCTGACCGTCGGCGGAGTCAAAGGATAA